A region from the Papio anubis isolate 15944 chromosome 6, Panubis1.0, whole genome shotgun sequence genome encodes:
- the CCR6 gene encoding C-C chemokine receptor type 6 isoform X2: MSGESMNFSDVFDSSEDYFVSVNTSYYTVDSEMLLCTLHEVRQFSRLFVPIAYSLICVFGLLGNILVVITFAFYKKARSMTDVYLLNMAIADILFVLTLPFWAVSHATGAWVFSNAMCKLMKGIYAINFNCGMLLLTCISMDRYIAIVQATKSFRLRYRTLLRSKVICLIVWGVSVIISSSTFIFNQKYNIQGSDVCEPKYQTVSEPIKWKLLMLGLELLFGFFIPLMFMIFCYMFIVKTLVQAQNSKRHKAIRVIIAVVLVFLACQIPHNMVLLVTAANLGNMNRSCHSEKLLGYTKTVTEVLAFLHCCLNPVLYAFIGQKFRNYFLKIMKDLWCVRRKYKSSGFSCAGRYSENISRQTSETADNDNASSFTM, from the exons ATGAGCGGg GAATCAATGAATTTCAGTGATGTTTTCGACTCCAGTGAAGATTATTTTGTGTCAGTCAATACTTCCTATTACACAGTTGATTCTGAAATGTTACTGTGCACCTTGCACGAGGTCAGGCAGTTCTCCAGACTGTTTGTACCGATCGCCTACTCCTTGATCTGTGTCTTTGGCCTCCTGGGGAATATTCTGGTGGTGATCACTTTTGCTTTTTATAAGAAGGCCAGGTCTATGACAGACGTCTATCTCTTGAACATGGCCATTGCAGACATCCTCTTTGTTCTTACTCTCCCATTCTGGGCAGTGAGTCACGCCACCGGTGCGTGGGTTTTCAGCAATGCCATGTGCAAGTTGATGAAAGGCATCTATGCCATCAACTTTAACTGCGGGATGCTGCTCCTGACTTGCATTAGCATGGACCGGTACATCGCCATCGTACAGGCAACGAAGTCATTCCGGCTCCGATACAGAACTCTGCTGCGCAGCAAAGTCATCTGCCTTATTGTGTGGGGAGTGTCAGTCATCATCTCCAGCTCAACTTTTATCTTCAACCAGAAATACAACATCCAAGGCAGCGATGTCTGTGAGCCCAAGTACCAGACCGTCTCGGAGCCCATCAAATGGAAGCTGCTGATGTTGGGGCTTGAGCTACTCTTCGGTTTCTTTATCCCTTTGATGTtcatgatattttgttacatgttcATTGTTAAAACCTTGGTGCAAGCTCAGAATTCTAAAAGGCACAAAGCCATCCGTGTAATCATAGCTGTGGTGCTTGTGTTTCTGGCTTGTCAGATTCCTCATAACATGGTCCTGCTTGTGACGGCTGCAAATTTGGGTAACATGAACCGATCCTGCCACAGCGAAAAGCTACTTGGCTATACGAAAACTGTCACAGAAGTCCTAGCTTTCCTGCACTGCTGCCTGAACCCTGTGCTCTATGCTTTTATTGGGCAGAAGTTCAGAAACTACTTTCTGAAGATCATGAAGGACCTGTGGTGTGTGAGAAGGAAGTACAAGTCCTCGGGCTTCTCCTGTGCCGGGAGGTACTCAGAAAACATTTCCCGGCAGACCAGTGAGACCGCAGATAACGACAATGCGTCGTCCTTCACTATGTGA
- the CCR6 gene encoding C-C chemokine receptor type 6 isoform X1 → MVDTCSAVQERTPLSPWSGCVILRSHEQNSHFHFPATTACELKGLNHTLLLLHPACIFLPTMSGESMNFSDVFDSSEDYFVSVNTSYYTVDSEMLLCTLHEVRQFSRLFVPIAYSLICVFGLLGNILVVITFAFYKKARSMTDVYLLNMAIADILFVLTLPFWAVSHATGAWVFSNAMCKLMKGIYAINFNCGMLLLTCISMDRYIAIVQATKSFRLRYRTLLRSKVICLIVWGVSVIISSSTFIFNQKYNIQGSDVCEPKYQTVSEPIKWKLLMLGLELLFGFFIPLMFMIFCYMFIVKTLVQAQNSKRHKAIRVIIAVVLVFLACQIPHNMVLLVTAANLGNMNRSCHSEKLLGYTKTVTEVLAFLHCCLNPVLYAFIGQKFRNYFLKIMKDLWCVRRKYKSSGFSCAGRYSENISRQTSETADNDNASSFTM, encoded by the exons ATGGTGGATACATGTTCAGCTGTGCAAGAAAGGACTCCGCTGTCTCCTTGGAGTGGCTGTGTGATCTTGCGGTCCCACGAACAAAAT aGTCACTTCCACTTTCCTGCTACCACTGCCTGTGAGCTGAAGGGGCTGAACCATACCCTCCTTTTGCTACATCCAGCCTGCATTTTTTTGCCCACAATGAGCGGg GAATCAATGAATTTCAGTGATGTTTTCGACTCCAGTGAAGATTATTTTGTGTCAGTCAATACTTCCTATTACACAGTTGATTCTGAAATGTTACTGTGCACCTTGCACGAGGTCAGGCAGTTCTCCAGACTGTTTGTACCGATCGCCTACTCCTTGATCTGTGTCTTTGGCCTCCTGGGGAATATTCTGGTGGTGATCACTTTTGCTTTTTATAAGAAGGCCAGGTCTATGACAGACGTCTATCTCTTGAACATGGCCATTGCAGACATCCTCTTTGTTCTTACTCTCCCATTCTGGGCAGTGAGTCACGCCACCGGTGCGTGGGTTTTCAGCAATGCCATGTGCAAGTTGATGAAAGGCATCTATGCCATCAACTTTAACTGCGGGATGCTGCTCCTGACTTGCATTAGCATGGACCGGTACATCGCCATCGTACAGGCAACGAAGTCATTCCGGCTCCGATACAGAACTCTGCTGCGCAGCAAAGTCATCTGCCTTATTGTGTGGGGAGTGTCAGTCATCATCTCCAGCTCAACTTTTATCTTCAACCAGAAATACAACATCCAAGGCAGCGATGTCTGTGAGCCCAAGTACCAGACCGTCTCGGAGCCCATCAAATGGAAGCTGCTGATGTTGGGGCTTGAGCTACTCTTCGGTTTCTTTATCCCTTTGATGTtcatgatattttgttacatgttcATTGTTAAAACCTTGGTGCAAGCTCAGAATTCTAAAAGGCACAAAGCCATCCGTGTAATCATAGCTGTGGTGCTTGTGTTTCTGGCTTGTCAGATTCCTCATAACATGGTCCTGCTTGTGACGGCTGCAAATTTGGGTAACATGAACCGATCCTGCCACAGCGAAAAGCTACTTGGCTATACGAAAACTGTCACAGAAGTCCTAGCTTTCCTGCACTGCTGCCTGAACCCTGTGCTCTATGCTTTTATTGGGCAGAAGTTCAGAAACTACTTTCTGAAGATCATGAAGGACCTGTGGTGTGTGAGAAGGAAGTACAAGTCCTCGGGCTTCTCCTGTGCCGGGAGGTACTCAGAAAACATTTCCCGGCAGACCAGTGAGACCGCAGATAACGACAATGCGTCGTCCTTCACTATGTGA